One window of the Candidatus Zixiibacteriota bacterium genome contains the following:
- a CDS encoding ABC transporter-like protein encodes MAAENYHEEEILGKAYDARLMRRLLGYVRPYRLPLVTAIILLIAGSILQLLLPVMVQIGIDKYLLNKDLGGLGRIALVTAGILAGAFLMSYLQAFITMYIGQKVQYDIRMQIFGHLQKLHMGFFDKNPVGRLVTRVTNDVNVLDELFSSGLVSVFGDILTLIGIIIALLYYNWKLALLTFVVLPFLVFATALFRRKVREIYREIRLRLARLNAFMQEHVTGMTVIQLFTREKEVHDRFTAINTDLREANLKSIYYYALFFPAVEIISSVSLAILIYYGGFQIAAGALTLGELVAFIQLVQRFYNPIRDLSEKYNILQSSMASSERIFKLLDTKPEIVSPDGDGRMDGFKGKIEFQNVWFAYNGNDNVLKDVSFTVNPGEKVAIVGATGAGKTSLVSLLFRYYDYQKGAIKLDGVEIKALPLSTLRRQLGLVLQDVFIFSGDYAGNIRLGQKEISDEKLKDALRKVNLHDFVMSEDGGLAAEVKERGATLSTGQKQLLSFARALAFDPRILVLDEATSSVDTATERLIQRALDNLLENRTAIIIAHRLSTIEKADKIIVLHNGELREMGKHEELLAQKGIYYRLYQLQFKQEQADVAI; translated from the coding sequence ATGGCGGCTGAGAATTACCACGAAGAAGAGATTCTGGGGAAAGCGTACGATGCGCGCCTGATGCGGCGGCTGTTGGGCTATGTGCGGCCGTACCGGTTGCCGCTTGTCACCGCTATTATCCTTCTGATCGCCGGGTCGATCCTGCAATTGCTTCTCCCGGTAATGGTGCAAATCGGAATAGATAAATATCTTTTGAACAAGGATTTGGGGGGACTGGGGCGGATCGCGCTTGTGACGGCGGGGATACTGGCGGGAGCGTTCCTGATGTCGTACCTGCAGGCGTTCATCACGATGTATATCGGTCAGAAGGTGCAGTACGATATCCGGATGCAGATATTCGGCCATCTGCAGAAACTGCATATGGGATTTTTCGACAAGAATCCGGTGGGGCGGCTGGTAACCCGGGTGACCAACGATGTCAATGTGCTCGACGAACTGTTTTCCTCGGGGCTGGTTTCGGTATTCGGGGATATCCTGACCTTGATCGGCATTATTATCGCGCTTCTGTATTATAACTGGAAACTGGCGCTTCTGACGTTCGTGGTGCTGCCGTTTCTGGTTTTCGCCACGGCGCTCTTCCGCCGGAAGGTGCGGGAGATCTATAGAGAGATACGGTTACGGCTGGCCCGCCTGAACGCATTCATGCAGGAACATGTCACCGGGATGACGGTGATTCAACTGTTCACTCGCGAAAAGGAAGTGCATGACAGATTCACGGCCATCAATACCGATTTGCGGGAAGCGAATCTGAAATCGATTTACTACTACGCCCTGTTTTTCCCGGCGGTTGAAATTATCAGTTCGGTGTCGCTGGCGATATTGATTTATTACGGCGGTTTTCAGATTGCGGCCGGGGCGCTTACTCTGGGAGAACTGGTGGCCTTCATTCAACTGGTGCAAAGGTTTTACAACCCGATCCGCGATCTTTCGGAAAAATATAATATTCTGCAGTCGTCGATGGCCTCGTCGGAGCGGATTTTCAAACTGCTCGACACCAAGCCGGAAATAGTCAGCCCGGACGGGGACGGGCGGATGGACGGTTTTAAGGGGAAAATCGAATTTCAAAATGTCTGGTTTGCCTATAACGGCAACGATAATGTTCTCAAGGATGTGTCGTTTACGGTCAATCCCGGGGAAAAAGTGGCGATTGTCGGGGCGACCGGCGCCGGGAAAACGTCGCTCGTGTCCCTTCTCTTCCGATATTATGATTATCAAAAGGGCGCGATAAAGCTGGACGGTGTCGAAATCAAGGCGCTGCCGCTTTCGACGTTGCGGCGTCAACTGGGGCTAGTGCTTCAGGATGTCTTTATTTTCTCCGGCGATTATGCCGGGAATATCAGGCTGGGGCAGAAGGAGATCTCGGACGAAAAACTCAAGGATGCGCTCCGGAAGGTCAACCTGCATGATTTCGTGATGAGCGAGGACGGAGGCCTGGCCGCCGAGGTAAAAGAACGGGGAGCAACCTTATCGACCGGCCAGAAGCAACTTCTTTCGTTCGCGCGCGCTCTGGCTTTCGACCCGCGCATCCTGGTCCTCGATGAGGCGACGAGTTCGGTCGATACGGCCACGGAACGGCTGATACAGCGGGCGCTGGATAATCTTCTGGAGAACCGGACGGCGATAATTATCGCGCACCGCCTTTCGACTATCGAAAAGGCCGACAAAATCATAGTTCTTCATAACGGCGAGTTGCGGGAGATGGGCAAGCACGAGGAACTTCTGGCCCAGAAGGGAATCTATTACCGGTTGTATCAATTGCAGTTCAAGCAGGAACAGGCGGACGTGGCGATATGA
- the suhB gene encoding Inositol-1-monophosphatase, which yields MKKSLTAREIDRYLRFARNLAEEAGRILIRRANRNNEIRYKGRVNLVTAADMASQKYIVRAIEKEYPGHSILAEEAEARERNSEYRWIIDPLDGTTNYAHGFPFYCVSIALEFRGEIMLGVVYDPGRDELFAAGLGRGAYLNGRKIRVTSEAKLAHALLATGFPYDIGVTQEDNLNNYIRFAKGARGIRRAGSAALDLCYVACGRCDGFWELKLSPWDTAAGKLMVEEAGGRVTDFSGKKYSIYNRYIIASNGAIHGQMKSILAKT from the coding sequence ATGAAGAAGTCACTCACGGCGAGAGAAATAGACAGGTATTTGCGGTTTGCCCGGAATCTGGCCGAAGAGGCGGGAAGGATTTTGATACGGCGAGCCAATCGCAATAATGAGATTCGCTATAAGGGACGGGTCAATCTGGTGACGGCGGCGGATATGGCGTCGCAGAAATATATTGTCAGGGCGATTGAGAAAGAATACCCGGGACATTCCATCCTGGCCGAAGAAGCGGAGGCCCGGGAGAGAAATTCCGAATATCGCTGGATAATCGATCCGCTCGACGGGACGACCAATTACGCGCACGGTTTTCCATTTTATTGCGTTTCGATCGCGCTCGAGTTTCGGGGAGAAATAATGCTCGGGGTGGTGTATGATCCGGGGCGCGATGAATTATTTGCGGCCGGCCTAGGCAGAGGGGCATATTTGAACGGGCGGAAGATAAGAGTGACATCGGAGGCAAAACTGGCCCATGCTCTGCTGGCGACAGGATTCCCGTATGATATCGGCGTGACGCAGGAGGACAACCTGAACAATTATATCCGGTTCGCGAAGGGGGCGCGGGGGATTCGGCGGGCCGGTTCGGCGGCGCTCGATTTATGCTATGTGGCGTGCGGGAGATGCGACGGTTTCTGGGAGTTGAAATTATCGCCGTGGGATACGGCGGCGGGGAAGTTGATGGTGGAAGAGGCGGGAGGACGGGTCACCGATTTCTCCGGGAAGAAGTATTCAATTTATAATCGCTATATAATCGCGAGCAACGGGGCGATTCACGGCCAAATGAAAAGCATTCTGGCCAAAACTTAA
- a CDS encoding hypothetical protein (Evidence 5 : Unknown function) has translation MNSILRPLFKILMAIALLISSHILPAVCSARTLTGYIFDTSDRPLFGATIFAFSRGKIITGTASDSTGRFQLKLPDTLKTRVVLQISSIGYEKTETIVDPSETDPAVNLILETKPIPIGRRVVSPARPDITESKFITRQIIEQRSALSFVPSDPISAVKGPQVIRAGSNYSAKIRINGTSPDYYLNNFLIGHDPSHYGMFAILPSSAVNDIKVTEQGTNAAFGTPGAVIMTSCAPFDSSMHGELNLSLVEATGTASLGNKKYFVNSSVRKSVLDKLVRHFDIHSDRRTIPPTNFQDIFLSSGLKLNAAAKFFIDQYYVRDYLSYRTSSTSANQNGINAVHHTDTKFIGLRLESLTSHFLIKAGAARRQDFEEYSASSANLTAQENLLVNLSARQSAYIGNAEINYLYRQDVFTIGGNLNKTSPRSIRPNQNNWNFLPPDATSDNPYIYQESLNRRYGRFQINDRETDAAVYLCCLQAIGPWKLENGVRLQYFGRLLRKSELASRHSLHRGIGRQSQISFFYGTFFENPAGRILEQYQSLIYLHLGSLRAIRTHLYSASFSRGAWRIGAFYKNTDRLPQLTPVFGNADFDPEVTIESGGRARFYGAELVFNKADLLSGLFDLYAYFGHTRAEKIVDNIVVPHELNARNRLYLETACHLRRTTTIGGELSIRSGNCYTPRRETDNIQSNYSSSYYYSQIKNENSARFPANITFNLFYMIRLAHFDLHLSLANVTNHSNAIVSTTDGYIYDTGLMPSFGLKYHF, from the coding sequence ATGAATTCAATACTCCGCCCGCTCTTCAAAATCTTGATGGCCATCGCCCTGCTAATCTCGAGCCATATCCTCCCCGCCGTCTGCTCCGCCCGCACCCTGACAGGATATATATTTGACACTTCCGACAGGCCCCTTTTTGGCGCCACCATATTCGCTTTCTCCCGGGGAAAAATTATCACCGGCACCGCCTCCGACTCGACCGGCCGTTTTCAATTGAAACTTCCCGATACTTTAAAAACCCGGGTCGTTCTTCAAATCTCTTCCATCGGGTATGAAAAAACTGAAACTATCGTAGATCCCTCCGAAACTGACCCCGCGGTCAATCTGATCCTCGAAACCAAACCGATTCCGATCGGCCGTCGCGTGGTTTCTCCCGCACGGCCCGATATTACTGAATCCAAATTCATCACCCGGCAAATCATCGAACAACGATCCGCCCTGTCATTCGTACCGTCCGATCCCATTAGCGCCGTTAAAGGGCCTCAGGTCATTCGGGCCGGCTCGAATTACTCGGCCAAAATTCGTATCAATGGCACCAGTCCCGATTACTATCTGAATAATTTTCTCATCGGCCATGACCCCAGTCACTACGGTATGTTCGCCATTCTTCCGTCATCGGCCGTCAATGACATTAAGGTCACCGAACAGGGGACAAATGCCGCTTTCGGCACTCCCGGTGCCGTCATCATGACTTCCTGCGCCCCCTTCGATTCCTCCATGCACGGCGAATTGAACCTCTCTCTGGTCGAGGCTACCGGAACGGCCTCTCTCGGCAATAAAAAATATTTTGTCAACTCGTCGGTGCGCAAATCGGTCCTCGATAAACTTGTCCGTCACTTCGATATTCATTCCGACCGGCGCACCATCCCACCCACCAACTTTCAGGATATTTTCCTCTCCTCGGGCCTCAAATTGAATGCCGCCGCTAAATTTTTTATTGATCAATATTACGTTCGTGATTATCTGAGTTACCGGACCTCATCGACCTCCGCCAATCAGAATGGTATCAATGCTGTCCATCACACTGATACGAAATTCATCGGGCTTCGCCTGGAGTCGCTGACATCTCATTTCCTGATAAAAGCCGGGGCCGCCCGAAGACAGGATTTCGAGGAATATTCCGCCTCCTCGGCAAATTTGACCGCCCAGGAAAACCTGTTGGTCAACCTCTCCGCCCGGCAATCGGCCTATATCGGAAATGCGGAAATCAATTATCTCTACCGCCAGGACGTTTTCACCATCGGAGGAAATCTGAATAAAACCTCCCCTCGCTCTATCCGTCCGAATCAGAACAACTGGAATTTTCTGCCCCCCGATGCTACCAGTGATAACCCCTATATCTATCAGGAATCTCTCAACCGCCGCTACGGCCGCTTTCAAATAAATGACCGTGAAACCGATGCCGCCGTCTATCTTTGCTGCCTGCAGGCAATCGGCCCCTGGAAATTGGAAAACGGGGTCAGACTACAGTACTTCGGCCGCCTCTTGCGAAAAAGTGAACTCGCCTCCCGCCATTCCCTGCACCGGGGGATCGGCAGGCAATCCCAAATTTCCTTCTTCTACGGTACTTTCTTCGAAAATCCGGCGGGGCGGATTCTGGAGCAATATCAGAGTCTCATCTACCTCCATTTGGGAAGTCTCCGGGCGATCCGTACACACCTCTATTCCGCTTCATTCTCCCGGGGAGCCTGGCGCATCGGCGCCTTCTATAAAAATACCGACCGTCTCCCCCAGCTCACTCCCGTATTCGGCAATGCCGATTTCGATCCCGAAGTTACTATTGAGTCGGGCGGCCGCGCCCGCTTCTACGGCGCCGAACTGGTCTTCAATAAAGCGGACCTTCTGTCCGGACTATTCGACCTTTACGCCTATTTCGGCCATACCCGCGCTGAAAAAATCGTCGATAACATCGTCGTCCCGCATGAATTGAATGCCCGCAACCGTCTCTATCTCGAAACCGCCTGTCATCTTCGGAGAACGACCACTATCGGCGGGGAGCTCTCCATCCGCTCCGGCAATTGCTACACCCCCCGCCGGGAAACGGATAATATTCAGAGTAACTACAGTAGCAGTTATTACTACTCACAAATAAAAAACGAAAACTCGGCCCGCTTTCCCGCTAATATCACTTTTAACCTGTTCTATATGATTCGGCTCGCTCATTTTGATCTGCACCTCTCTCTGGCGAACGTCACCAATCACAGCAATGCCATCGTCAGCACCACCGACGGTTATATCTATGATACCGGCCTCATGCCGAGTTTCGGTTTAAAATATCACTTTTAA
- a CDS encoding putative Carboxylesterase (Evidence 3 : Putative function from multiple computational evidences; Product type e : enzyme), whose amino-acid sequence MPIYQHRHLNLYYETFGQGPVALLFIHGLGGDGRTWKYQIDHFAPNYEIVTVDLFGHGRSSRDLDPEMAPRTDAEAIDALARNIIRKPYVAVGHSFASQILPEIIKLAYFNLRAAVFVDCTYQGFPEIIEARMEFARSMLALDDAQLKIETEKWYRNLMLDIKTPDDESLIFPSLLNCDYRWLFRSVGGCREFNRLYPPQDTPDILPVFVMEADNGIGADFQKSWVNHFKSAEYYLFENAYHFFFVSQQQKFSQLLSEFLEKCRLTP is encoded by the coding sequence ATGCCGATTTATCAACACCGCCATCTTAACCTCTATTATGAAACTTTTGGCCAGGGCCCTGTCGCTCTTCTTTTTATACACGGACTGGGGGGCGACGGACGAACCTGGAAATACCAGATTGATCATTTTGCCCCCAATTACGAAATCGTAACCGTCGACCTCTTCGGCCACGGCCGTTCCTCCCGGGACCTGGATCCGGAAATGGCCCCACGTACCGACGCCGAGGCCATTGATGCTCTGGCCCGAAACATCATACGGAAACCATATGTTGCCGTCGGGCACAGTTTCGCCAGCCAGATTCTGCCCGAAATAATAAAACTCGCCTACTTTAATCTCCGGGCGGCGGTCTTCGTCGACTGCACCTATCAGGGATTCCCGGAAATCATCGAGGCCCGGATGGAATTCGCCCGCTCGATGCTCGCCCTCGATGACGCGCAGTTAAAAATCGAGACGGAAAAATGGTATCGAAACTTGATGCTGGATATCAAGACACCCGACGATGAATCCCTGATTTTTCCCTCCCTCCTGAATTGTGATTACCGCTGGCTCTTTCGCTCCGTCGGCGGGTGCCGCGAGTTCAACCGCCTCTATCCCCCGCAGGATACCCCCGATATCCTCCCTGTCTTTGTCATGGAAGCCGATAACGGCATCGGCGCCGATTTTCAAAAATCATGGGTCAACCATTTTAAAAGCGCCGAATATTACCTCTTCGAAAACGCTTATCACTTCTTCTTTGTCTCGCAACAGCAAAAATTCAGTCAACTCCTCTCGGAATTTCTCGAAAAATGCCGCCTGACACCGTAA
- the manB gene encoding Phosphomannomutase, whose product MNKQLMVSTSGIRGVIGNGLDPVLASEYAAAFGTYLKSGTVVIGRDSRPSGEMIKMAVIAALRGTGIDVIDIGIVPTPTVEIAVTGLKAKGGICITASHNPSEWNALKLFNSKGEFINKDDLTAIKEIISSREFAFKDYRKLGKSGTDGSWIKRHIDQILKLKVINATAVKRARLKVVVDAVNGAGSSALPDLLEKLGVRVIRINCKGDGNFVHKPEPIPENLKMLMAAVKKNKVDLGMACDPDADRLALVDESGRAIGEEMTLALAISHVLAKKKGNVVVNLSTSHVSEAAASQKKARIFYTPVGEANVVEGMRKHRAIIGGEGNGGVIYPAFHSGRDALVGAAIILSYLSESKMSLSQAAAKVPIYYNRKTKAALPDDFEGKMARVEEQARKDFENLQIDRRDGIRFDFPRGWFQIRRSNTEPIYRLITETDSKKLTDVLISEIMNLLK is encoded by the coding sequence TTGAATAAGCAGTTAATGGTATCGACATCAGGGATACGGGGTGTTATCGGCAACGGTTTGGACCCGGTGCTGGCATCGGAATATGCGGCGGCTTTCGGGACCTATCTTAAGAGCGGAACGGTGGTTATTGGGCGGGACAGCCGGCCATCGGGCGAAATGATAAAAATGGCCGTTATAGCGGCATTGAGAGGGACAGGGATAGATGTCATAGATATCGGAATCGTACCGACCCCGACGGTGGAAATAGCGGTTACCGGGTTGAAGGCGAAGGGCGGGATCTGCATCACGGCCAGCCATAACCCGTCGGAGTGGAACGCCCTCAAACTGTTTAATTCCAAGGGGGAATTTATCAATAAGGACGACTTGACGGCGATAAAGGAAATAATATCGTCCCGGGAATTCGCCTTCAAAGATTACAGGAAATTGGGTAAATCGGGAACCGATGGTTCCTGGATAAAGAGGCATATCGATCAAATTTTAAAACTCAAAGTAATAAATGCCACCGCGGTAAAGAGAGCCCGGTTGAAAGTGGTGGTCGATGCGGTCAACGGCGCCGGTTCATCGGCCCTGCCGGATCTTCTGGAGAAACTGGGAGTCAGAGTCATAAGGATAAATTGTAAGGGGGACGGTAATTTTGTTCATAAACCGGAGCCGATTCCGGAAAACCTCAAGATGCTTATGGCGGCGGTGAAGAAGAATAAGGTTGATCTGGGGATGGCGTGCGACCCGGATGCGGACCGGCTGGCGCTCGTGGACGAATCAGGGCGGGCAATCGGGGAGGAAATGACGCTGGCGCTGGCAATATCTCATGTTCTGGCAAAAAAGAAAGGGAACGTGGTCGTGAACCTTTCGACCTCGCATGTAAGTGAGGCGGCGGCGTCCCAAAAGAAAGCCAGGATTTTTTATACGCCGGTGGGCGAGGCCAATGTAGTCGAGGGGATGAGAAAGCATCGGGCGATTATTGGGGGAGAGGGAAACGGCGGGGTGATATATCCGGCTTTTCACAGCGGCCGCGACGCCTTAGTGGGGGCGGCGATTATTTTAAGTTACCTTTCCGAGTCAAAAATGAGTCTATCTCAGGCGGCGGCAAAAGTGCCGATATATTATAACAGGAAAACGAAGGCGGCGCTGCCCGATGATTTTGAGGGGAAAATGGCCCGGGTGGAAGAGCAGGCGCGCAAAGATTTTGAGAATCTTCAGATTGACCGCCGCGACGGAATTCGATTTGATTTTCCCCGGGGATGGTTTCAGATAAGGCGATCCAATACGGAGCCGATTTACAGGTTGATAACGGAGACTGATTCAAAGAAACTGACGGACGTATTAATTAGTGAGATAATGAATCTTCTTAAATGA
- the glmS gene encoding Glutamine--fructose-6-phosphate aminotransferase (isomerizing), whose translation MCGIVGYVGEKQALPILMEGLKRLEYRGYDSAGIVLFEHGALTAEKAAGKINHLEEILRGRKYNSTQGIAHTRWATHGEPTDLNAHPHFDCKNNIALVHNGIIENYRALKALLERQGHKILTDTDTEILVHLIEQYYEGNLTEAVRSALTQVVGTYGIAVISAQEPGKIVAARQGSPLVLGNGDGENFIASDVSAILAHTKRAVYLNEGEIATVTADDFTITTIDKVHRAPKVEEIDWTLEMIEKGGFDHFMLKEIHEQPSTLRNAIRGRLNFDEGITRLNGLNLQYDQLRRIDRIIITACGTSYHSALIGEYMIEEIAKVPVEVEYASEFRYRSPIINDGTLLFVISQSGETADTLAALREAKKKGATVLGICNVVGSSIARETDGGVYIHAGPEIGVASTKAFTSQVMVLALITILLGRMRNLSVQQGHEMLEAIQLIPSQVEQILGIEEQIKRIAQAYYKSNNFLYLGRGINFPAALEGALKLKEISYIHAEGYPAAEMKHGPIALIDENMPVVVIALKDSVHDKVMSNIAEVKARNGKIIAIANEGDTEIAERVNHVIYIPKTRTILTPLLSIIPLQLLAYHVAVLRGCHIDQPRNLAKSVTVE comes from the coding sequence ATGTGCGGGATTGTTGGTTATGTCGGCGAGAAGCAGGCCCTGCCGATCTTGATGGAGGGTTTGAAAAGATTGGAGTACCGCGGTTATGATTCCGCCGGCATCGTGCTTTTTGAGCACGGCGCCCTGACCGCCGAAAAAGCGGCGGGAAAGATCAATCATCTGGAAGAGATCCTGCGGGGGAGAAAATATAATTCCACCCAGGGGATCGCGCATACCCGCTGGGCGACGCACGGAGAGCCGACCGATTTGAATGCTCACCCTCATTTCGACTGCAAGAATAATATCGCGCTGGTGCATAATGGCATAATCGAGAACTACCGCGCCCTAAAGGCGCTACTGGAACGTCAGGGTCACAAAATTCTGACCGACACCGATACCGAGATTCTGGTTCATCTCATCGAGCAGTACTACGAAGGAAACCTCACCGAAGCGGTTCGTTCGGCGCTGACGCAGGTGGTAGGAACGTATGGTATCGCCGTCATTTCGGCTCAGGAGCCGGGCAAAATAGTGGCGGCCCGCCAGGGTTCGCCGCTGGTACTGGGGAACGGGGACGGAGAGAATTTTATCGCCTCGGATGTTTCGGCGATTCTGGCGCATACCAAGCGGGCGGTTTATTTGAATGAGGGAGAAATTGCCACGGTCACGGCCGACGATTTCACGATTACCACGATCGACAAGGTGCATCGGGCGCCGAAGGTGGAGGAAATCGACTGGACGCTGGAAATGATTGAAAAGGGGGGATTCGATCATTTCATGCTGAAAGAGATTCACGAGCAACCGTCAACACTTCGCAACGCCATCCGGGGACGGCTGAATTTCGACGAGGGGATCACCCGTCTGAACGGCTTGAATCTTCAGTATGACCAACTGCGCCGGATCGATCGAATAATAATCACGGCCTGCGGGACATCGTATCATTCGGCTTTGATCGGCGAATATATGATTGAGGAGATCGCCAAGGTACCGGTGGAAGTGGAATACGCGTCGGAATTCCGGTATCGCTCGCCGATTATCAATGACGGGACGCTGTTGTTTGTCATCAGTCAGTCGGGAGAGACGGCCGATACCCTGGCGGCACTTCGCGAGGCCAAGAAAAAAGGGGCGACGGTTCTGGGAATATGCAACGTGGTCGGCTCCAGTATCGCCCGGGAAACGGACGGGGGCGTTTATATTCACGCCGGTCCGGAAATAGGGGTGGCCTCGACCAAGGCATTTACATCGCAGGTGATGGTACTGGCTCTCATTACGATACTCCTAGGGCGGATGCGGAACCTTTCGGTGCAGCAGGGCCACGAGATGCTGGAGGCGATTCAGTTGATTCCGTCGCAGGTTGAACAGATTCTCGGCATCGAAGAGCAGATAAAAAGAATCGCTCAGGCATATTATAAAAGCAACAATTTCCTTTACCTGGGGCGGGGGATAAATTTTCCGGCGGCGCTCGAAGGGGCGTTAAAATTGAAGGAAATTTCCTATATTCATGCCGAGGGGTATCCGGCGGCCGAGATGAAGCATGGCCCGATTGCGCTGATAGACGAAAATATGCCGGTGGTGGTAATCGCGCTCAAGGATTCGGTGCATGATAAAGTTATGTCGAATATTGCCGAGGTCAAGGCCCGCAACGGCAAGATTATCGCTATCGCCAACGAAGGGGATACCGAGATCGCGGAGCGGGTCAACCATGTAATTTATATTCCCAAGACGCGGACGATTTTGACGCCGCTTCTTTCGATAATTCCCTTACAACTCCTGGCGTATCATGTGGCGGTCTTGCGGGGCTGCCATATCGACCAGCCGAGGAACCTGGCGAAAAGCGTCACGGTGGAATAA